The stretch of DNA tttttcaTCAAAGTCACGTAACTATATtttttcacacaaaaatcataaaacttttactaactcacacaaaaatcatagtgatcgaaaaatataattttttagttgtattttcttattttgtatttttttttaattttttattttcagtctaataaataataatccaattaaaaTAGGAATGACTCAATCCGACCTGACCCACCCGACCCAATactcataaatataaattaataatactaaaaatgaatagtaaatccttcaaaacatgatacttctatcttttatttttcttttcaagatttttatttaaattgatagcatttttatttcaagtgttttctaattataccttttatttctttgtttttttgtCAGAATCTCATGAACTAAATTTTTTATGGGAAAagaattcacttttagtattattttaacttACATATATGAGTATTGAGTCAGGCTGGAGTGagtcattcctattttaaggaaataatataaaattaatcgTCCGATCGAAACTAATTGTATTTGCtatccaaaatatatatatagaatgtgtatgttatatgtatataatacacacacacacatatataaaaaaatattttatcggTTCCCTCCTCCCTTTGAGCTCGTCCATTCATTGGGTGGTATTATTTTTAGGAGCGGTTAAAAATATACTCATATTTCTTCTAttttaattgggtaattatttattaaactaaaaaaaaaaactaccggGACCACTAcgatttttgtgtgagttagtgaaagttttatgatttttgtgtgaaaaaACAAAGTTATATGATTTTGGTGAAAAAAAGTCACAGTTATATGACCATTTGAAAAATTTACCCTGTTAATCTTGAATACATTTTGTAAGTTAAAAAAACTGAATGTAGgttaaaaaaaattgaatctaCTGAAGacattttgttattgttttacTTATCAAAAATCAAAAGATAAATGAATTAAATAGTTGGGTTTAGGAGAATTGTTAGCTGTTTTGATTTTCTGAAATACTTCTTAAAGCTTAGGATTATAATTTGCAAAAGCTATTTTATTTGTTACAAAGGCACTACATCATAGTTCTAGTACAATATGAATCATCCTCTTTGCTATGAGGCACCACTTCGATGtcgtcttcttcctcttcctcctcgACCCCAACAATAAAAGAACTAACTCGTTGCACAAGGCATTTTGTGTTCACACAGGGTCCGGAAAAAAGCAGCACCGCAAGGGGTGTGATATAAACAGCCTATCGTAATACACATTTTGTTGTTGCTTCCATGGCTCGAACCCCCAACCTATAGATCACACGGAGATAACTTTACCGTTACTCCGAGACTTCCCAATTCTTTGACCCCAACAATAATCATTATAACTAAGTCCTAAATTCAAGGTTCTCCGCAAGCTCTCTAATCTGTTGACTATCGTCGAGAAAATTGCTCGCTTTATTATGACAACAAGATGGCTCCCCTCAATGATATTGATAGTTGTGACTTGGATGGAACTACTCAAATTATGGTACAATACTGGGTGATCATAAACGTAAGTTGATGGAAACTATAATATATATGTTGGTGTTCAAGCTGAAATTGATGAAAAAGGGCGAATTTTGCCCCTGGCACACCAGTTCTAGGAAGTATCTGCAAAATTGGTTTATCTCGCGCTGTTGCATGGAACTATTGGATTTTGTTGAAGAATGAGTAAAAAAATTAATTGGCAGTCATGAAACTGTAATTTGATTGAGTAATGCAATAACTGGTGAACTTAAGCACAATGTAATTTAAAAGACTACTATCTTGATTTGTGAGTAGTAATGTATTGCATCTTTGATCAGGGAAAGATGGTTGTTTTTGTGATTCATTCGGTCGTAATATTTCCCGAACCCGAATACTAAATTTTTTAAGGCTGCAGAAAGCTGCAAAGCAGACGATTGGATTGGAAAGCTAGGAACGACTATATGCCCTTTCAAGGTAATATGCATTCAGTTTGCTTTCCCAGAGATGGTAGATTGGAATGAATACTAAATTAGTTCAGCAACGGCTTAGTCATAAACCTTGCATCACCAAAAATGCAGCTTATTCTTCTTCTAAGTAAGACcaagaacaacaacaaataaCATTACTAATTGAAGAAAACCAAAGTGGAGTATGAAAAGAGAGAAAATAGTATTCAATCCATAGACCAGTACTAAAAAGGTTCTGGAGGCAGCTGTTGGAATATACACGCATCAAAAAAGGGATCAAGAACCACAACCACAGAGACAAACTTTCAACCATATAAAAGTTCAAGATTCAACACCACCACCACAGAAACAAAACTTTGCGCCCAACCATTTAACAAAGCCACTTCCATCCGACGCCGAAAAAGTACTTAAATACTACAAAATCCCATAAAAAGCCTGATAAGAGAATAGGCAAAATGTTCATGTACAGCCCTTCTCTGGTCTTTCACTTTTTTCGTTTATACCTCGGGCTCAACCGTCTCATACTCTACGTCCTGTTCCTCGAATTTCACAGCCACCAAGAACCTTATGCTTACCTATCAAAATAAGAATACATTGACAAGGTCAGTAACACCATGTAAAATCTTCAGCACAAGAACCATTCTTTCTTTTATCAAATCATTTGTAAGTACCTGCTGTGGATCATATACAGCATACTCATTATACTCAAGGGGGCTGTCCTTGTACTCCGATGGAATCAACTTGCCACAAGGTACTTTAATGTCATCCTTCCACACGAAATGTTCCGACTCATCAGTTTTCTTCTTGCCGAGCCCTTTGGCTCCAATCTTCTTCTCCTCCAGGGATTTAGTATCCTGCATTAGTGCAAATTGGACATTTAATCCAAACACTAATTTTATAACATCTGCAGATCTTAAGATCAATTTTCTCATATACTACCTCAGGTGGACTTGAGAACTCTTGTATTTCTTCTCCCAGTGAAGCGACAGCCAAAACCAAGAAACCTTCTGGCCTATCTACAGCTGTGTAACCATATCTCGCTGCTTCTGCTGCAGCATCTGAGCATACAATAGCTCTTCCAAACTGCAAACCATAAATGCCAATGAATGTGTCTATTACCTAAACAAACAACTTAGAAAATAACATGATGCTTTCTTTTGGAAAGTGTGTTTGCCCTATATACCATATATCCTGGTGCAGGAAGTGCACAAGTTGCTGGCAAGAACCCCATCTGCAAGTGCCTCGATAGATTTGAACTCCTTGTCCCTGTTAGCAAAAGTAATTACTTGTTATTTTAAGGTTAATCCATTCACTCAGTCTTGATTAGTATTCCCTAACAGGCAGAAATAGTCAACAGCTAACAAGATTGGATCATGCAATTACTTACCACACCATAGCAGAACCTTGTTCGGCAACTTCTTGATGTCATCAAGAGAGGGGCATGCACTTACTTCAACAGCGAAGATGTTGTCAACCGATACACCATAGCTCTAAAGAAACACAGATAACTCCAACTCAGATCAAAGCTTATATATTCATGATAAATCGGATGTCCCAAAAGGATAATCTCTTAGAAGCCGATAGAAACTATCTTACAGTGTCTCCAACTGTGACAGGTTCATAAGTTTTCTCGAGGTACTTCACTATCATTTTGTAATCATCTGTCTCTTTCTCTAGCGGTGAAACAGAACAACCTAACTTCACATAACGGTCAAAGAGAGGATCGTCTAACGTTGAGCCTGACATATCTCCTATAAGGCGGGAGGCAGTATTGATATCTCGAATAGCCTCATAAGAAGAAGCAGCCTTGAATTTGCATAACACAAGAGGAACACATGAATATATTTTCAACTGAAGGATCTAAGAAAGAGACTCAAACCTGTGAACAAAAAATAATATGCAATTTACATGGTCTGCAAGTTCTCCAAAGTCTTTAAATGACAAGGGCCTCGTAGTTGGCAGGAGAGTAAACCATCTTTGGCTGAAATCAGCCCAACTGGCCTCCTCTTGTTTCCCTGTCTCCTTCGAAGATTTCAATTTATCCACAAAATACAGGAGGATTTCCTCACCTGCGCAGTTAAAAAGTAAATTTCGCGAATGCCCGATCTCCAACAGAGAATGCACCAAAGGAAAGAAAGACGTACATCTTTTTAAATGAAAATCAGTAAGCATTCCAACAGGAACTTCAGGTGAATCATACCCCATTTCCATTAAAGCATACCTTCATTCGACAGACAATAGTCACTTTTTGTGCACATGTAAACAAATTAGAAAGATAGCCGTGAAGAGACTCACCGGTATATCTCCTGGCTGCAAAGTACTTTCATAAAATTTGCTACCTTTGGATCAAGCTTACAATGTGCAGCAGCAACCCCTAGTTGCCTAAGTCCAAGCCCTCCGTGCCTTACTTCAACACCGTCATCCTACAAATTCACGACGTCTTATGTTAATCTAGGTAAAGGAAACAAACCAAACATAATTGATACCACAAAATGACAAGAGCACGCACAATATCAATAGGGAAGAACTTCAAATGTTTCTTCTGAATCTTCTTTTCTCTTTCCCAGGGTTCAAATTCATTTCCTGTCAGTTCTTCAAAGAGCTTTGCAAATTCCTTAATAGCATCATTCAAGTTTTCCCATTCCTCTAGCTTGTCATCTGCTCTGAGGCTATCACCTATTTTGCCCTTTTTGTAATAAAGGTGCAAACGGTTCTCTCGTGCCATAATAAGTTGCATAATGCAGAAGCTGCACCATTTTAAACGATCAATTCGTTACTAAGTGCAAATTACCAAAAACTATAACAAATACAACAGCTCTCGAGCAGTACTCATTCATATCCCTCCCTTGATCACAAACAGTCAAAACGCAATTGTACAGTACGCCATCTTTCTCCAAAATTGTTCCACCTTCATCCTGCAGCTTAGTGTCTTTATGTACACCTCTCTTTCCAAACACTTTAAGCTACAACCAAGACAAGGCACTTCTCAATATAAAGCCAAGTTTGGAAGATGAGTAGAATCCCAATCTAAAATTTAAAAAAGACAATTAGACGAAAGCCAAACCTCAGCTGCAACAGTTTCGAGTGCAACTACACTGGAATCTTGCTTGTCTAGCGCAATACCTTTACCATATACTGCAATATCACTGGCAACATCATACGCATCTAATGCTAGAGCTTCTTTTTTCTCGATGCTATCTGCCAACCAAGCCTCTCTCACAACTGGGATACTCCTCTCCCTGAAGAACAATACCTCCACGTCAAGATATAATTGCTATATTAGTCTAATTCATGCAGAGTTCTTTAAATGTACGTACACTGCTTCAGCTACTTTAGATGAGCCACCACGGTCTCGCTCTGTCGGAGAAACTACGAGGCATGTTGCCCCTGCCCAAAGGAACCCTTTTAGTTTTTAGGGGTTCAATTAAATCCTAGCATTTAATTCATAATAAGATATGGACAATTACCAATAACAGAATTAGCCACTTTTCCTCCATTCTTCTCAATCTTTGTCTTCCAATATTGCTGTAGAGAGTAGTTTTTAGTAACTATACCAAATGATAATCTGATTCACCAAATAACATATTACATACATGGGTTCGAGAAAGACGGCCTGAAAGAGTAATCATCATTCCTGCAAATGGTTTGTCCTGTCCTGTAATTTCCCGCTTCAGGCGACTCTTGGGATCTCTATGTTTCTCGATCAGCTAGGAGATTATAATATGCACAAATTGTTAATTTGGCCAACATCCCGGAGTATACAACAAGTTATGTAAAGAAGAGTTTGGCTCATTACATCAGAGACTCGAGTTTTTCCAACAGATTCAGGTATATTTAGAGGCTCTTCTCTTCTTGGTGGGTCCCTAGTGCTGTAAACACAACTAGACCACTCGCTATATGCTCCCTGGCACTGATAACCATCGCCAGAAAACTCCAACGTGCCGCCACAAACTGGACAAGGGTCGAGAGGACCATAAAACAGTATGTCTTGGCTGTACAGAAAGAGCAACATGAGGAATGTACAATGATTAAATACGGCAACAGCAACAACTGGACTAGTAGAGTGTGGGAAATGTTTAAACGAGTGTCAAAAAAGAATATAACTTTTACCCACTAACAGAGTTGAGAAATTTGAACTGTATATCAGGtcacttaaataaaataaaaaatcctaTATTACAGGTAATATTCTGTAACAATCATTAGTTTGGCAAACAAACATATGGTAACTAACCTATGGTTACAGGTAAAAAACAACATTGATATGTTAGTTCACTTAAAATCTTATTATAGGTAAGAAGTAATACTCCTCCCACttttaggagacacacttcccaTATATTAGTACATTAATTAACACCATTTAAAAAAGAATGAcgtcatttttatatttaaaaataatttaacttcaaAGTTCTCATTTTACCCATTTCACCTTTATGCCCACACACATATTATGGCCCTACAAAATACTACTACAAGTTTCATGAGTCTTAAAACTCCAAGTCAAATCAGCAAATCAcaaaattgaaacggagggagtattctGCAACAAGCATGATTTAGTACTAACCTGTACTAACCTTTTATAACAGATAAAACTACTAAACCGACAGTGTCGGTTCACTTAAAATCTTATTACAGGTAAGAAGCAATATTCTGTCACAAGCGTGGTCAGTACTAACCTTTTATAACAACTAAACCTAAAATGATAGTGTAAAACTAAACTAATAGCGTAGAAGATTTTTTACACAATTATATAAAACTTAAATCCAAAAAAGGAATAAAAAAGATTTAGGAGCAGATCATTTGACAAACCATCTAGGAACAACAGCATCGTCAGAGACGGAAGCATCCCGGCCATTGGCTTCGAGAA from Nicotiana tomentosiformis chromosome 11, ASM39032v3, whole genome shotgun sequence encodes:
- the LOC104093734 gene encoding protein ADP-ribosyltransferase PARP3-like isoform X1 — encoded protein: MQQRVVSTKEVILVHLLSACESETDKPRFQTKFQVHEKRGHPHASDEEKKVTRKQKAESKSQESGQSPKKPKTEGDNEQANGKSNAADIAAEFEKFCKATSEHLSIKQMREILEANGRDASVSDDAVVPRCQDILFYGPLDPCPVCGGTLEFSGDGYQCQGAYSEWSSCVYSTRDPPRREEPLNIPESVGKTRVSDLIEKHRDPKSRLKREITGQDKPFAGMMITLSGRLSRTHQYWKTKIEKNGGKVANSVIGATCLVVSPTERDRGGSSKVAEAVERSIPVVREAWLADSIEKKEALALDAYDVASDIAVYGKGIALDKQDSSVVALETVAAELKVFGKRGVHKDTKLQDEGGTILEKDGVLYNCVLTVCDQGRDMNDFCIMQLIMARENRLHLYYKKGKIGDSLRADDKLEEWENLNDAIKEFAKLFEELTGNEFEPWEREKKIQKKHLKFFPIDIDDGVEVRHGGLGLRQLGVAAAHCKLDPKVANFMKVLCSQEIYRYALMEMGYDSPEVPVGMLTDFHLKRCEEILLYFVDKLKSSKETGKQEEASWADFSQRWFTLLPTTRPLSFKDFGELADHAASSYEAIRDINTASRLIGDMSGSTLDDPLFDRYVKLGCSVSPLEKETDDYKMIVKYLEKTYEPVTVGDTSYGVSVDNIFAVEVSACPSLDDIKKLPNKVLLWCGTRSSNLSRHLQMGFLPATCALPAPGYMFGRAIVCSDAAAEAARYGYTAVDRPEGFLVLAVASLGEEIQEFSSPPEDTKSLEEKKIGAKGLGKKKTDESEHFVWKDDIKVPCGKLIPSEYKDSPLEYNEYAVYDPQQVSIRFLVAVKFEEQDVEYETVEPEV
- the LOC104093734 gene encoding protein ADP-ribosyltransferase PARP3-like isoform X2 codes for the protein MINESIKCIGEHGERSIMFLSFEGYLHMKVHEKRGHPHASDEEKKVTRKQKAESKSQESGQSPKKPKTEGDNEQANGKSNAADIAAEFEKFCKATSEHLSIKQMREILEANGRDASVSDDAVVPRCQDILFYGPLDPCPVCGGTLEFSGDGYQCQGAYSEWSSCVYSTRDPPRREEPLNIPESVGKTRVSDLIEKHRDPKSRLKREITGQDKPFAGMMITLSGRLSRTHQYWKTKIEKNGGKVANSVIGATCLVVSPTERDRGGSSKVAEAVERSIPVVREAWLADSIEKKEALALDAYDVASDIAVYGKGIALDKQDSSVVALETVAAELKVFGKRGVHKDTKLQDEGGTILEKDGVLYNCVLTVCDQGRDMNDFCIMQLIMARENRLHLYYKKGKIGDSLRADDKLEEWENLNDAIKEFAKLFEELTGNEFEPWEREKKIQKKHLKFFPIDIDDGVEVRHGGLGLRQLGVAAAHCKLDPKVANFMKVLCSQEIYRYALMEMGYDSPEVPVGMLTDFHLKRCEEILLYFVDKLKSSKETGKQEEASWADFSQRWFTLLPTTRPLSFKDFGELADHAASSYEAIRDINTASRLIGDMSGSTLDDPLFDRYVKLGCSVSPLEKETDDYKMIVKYLEKTYEPVTVGDTSYGVSVDNIFAVEVSACPSLDDIKKLPNKVLLWCGTRSSNLSRHLQMGFLPATCALPAPGYMFGRAIVCSDAAAEAARYGYTAVDRPEGFLVLAVASLGEEIQEFSSPPEDTKSLEEKKIGAKGLGKKKTDESEHFVWKDDIKVPCGKLIPSEYKDSPLEYNEYAVYDPQQVSIRFLVAVKFEEQDVEYETVEPEV
- the LOC104093734 gene encoding protein ADP-ribosyltransferase PARP3-like isoform X3, which gives rise to MKVHEKRGHPHASDEEKKVTRKQKAESKSQESGQSPKKPKTEGDNEQANGKSNAADIAAEFEKFCKATSEHLSIKQMREILEANGRDASVSDDAVVPRCQDILFYGPLDPCPVCGGTLEFSGDGYQCQGAYSEWSSCVYSTRDPPRREEPLNIPESVGKTRVSDLIEKHRDPKSRLKREITGQDKPFAGMMITLSGRLSRTHQYWKTKIEKNGGKVANSVIGATCLVVSPTERDRGGSSKVAEAVERSIPVVREAWLADSIEKKEALALDAYDVASDIAVYGKGIALDKQDSSVVALETVAAELKVFGKRGVHKDTKLQDEGGTILEKDGVLYNCVLTVCDQGRDMNDFCIMQLIMARENRLHLYYKKGKIGDSLRADDKLEEWENLNDAIKEFAKLFEELTGNEFEPWEREKKIQKKHLKFFPIDIDDGVEVRHGGLGLRQLGVAAAHCKLDPKVANFMKVLCSQEIYRYALMEMGYDSPEVPVGMLTDFHLKRCEEILLYFVDKLKSSKETGKQEEASWADFSQRWFTLLPTTRPLSFKDFGELADHAASSYEAIRDINTASRLIGDMSGSTLDDPLFDRYVKLGCSVSPLEKETDDYKMIVKYLEKTYEPVTVGDTSYGVSVDNIFAVEVSACPSLDDIKKLPNKVLLWCGTRSSNLSRHLQMGFLPATCALPAPGYMFGRAIVCSDAAAEAARYGYTAVDRPEGFLVLAVASLGEEIQEFSSPPEDTKSLEEKKIGAKGLGKKKTDESEHFVWKDDIKVPCGKLIPSEYKDSPLEYNEYAVYDPQQVSIRFLVAVKFEEQDVEYETVEPEV
- the LOC104093734 gene encoding protein ADP-ribosyltransferase PARP3-like isoform X4, translated to MREILEANGRDASVSDDAVVPRCQDILFYGPLDPCPVCGGTLEFSGDGYQCQGAYSEWSSCVYSTRDPPRREEPLNIPESVGKTRVSDLIEKHRDPKSRLKREITGQDKPFAGMMITLSGRLSRTHQYWKTKIEKNGGKVANSVIGATCLVVSPTERDRGGSSKVAEAVERSIPVVREAWLADSIEKKEALALDAYDVASDIAVYGKGIALDKQDSSVVALETVAAELKVFGKRGVHKDTKLQDEGGTILEKDGVLYNCVLTVCDQGRDMNDFCIMQLIMARENRLHLYYKKGKIGDSLRADDKLEEWENLNDAIKEFAKLFEELTGNEFEPWEREKKIQKKHLKFFPIDIDDGVEVRHGGLGLRQLGVAAAHCKLDPKVANFMKVLCSQEIYRYALMEMGYDSPEVPVGMLTDFHLKRCEEILLYFVDKLKSSKETGKQEEASWADFSQRWFTLLPTTRPLSFKDFGELADHAASSYEAIRDINTASRLIGDMSGSTLDDPLFDRYVKLGCSVSPLEKETDDYKMIVKYLEKTYEPVTVGDTSYGVSVDNIFAVEVSACPSLDDIKKLPNKVLLWCGTRSSNLSRHLQMGFLPATCALPAPGYMFGRAIVCSDAAAEAARYGYTAVDRPEGFLVLAVASLGEEIQEFSSPPEDTKSLEEKKIGAKGLGKKKTDESEHFVWKDDIKVPCGKLIPSEYKDSPLEYNEYAVYDPQQVSIRFLVAVKFEEQDVEYETVEPEV